The region GTCGTCCTCACCGCTCGGGAATCCGCCGTAGTCATCATCCGCCTTCAGGAAAGCAGGTAAAACACACCCGCCCCGACTAAACCACCGAGCAGACTCGCGAGGAAGTTTGTTGAGTTGTTGTCGGTTATTTCCCTGTTCTCAAGCGTTGCACCTATGAGGCTGTCAAGGTTAACCCCTATGAAGCCTCCAACAACAACGGCAAACAGCATCTTCGCCTTATAGACGGTCAGTGGGAGAGCGAAGAGCGCTATCACAAAAACACCCAGGAGTGCAAAGAGCTCGCCTTCGAGAGAAATGGCCCCGTTAGTTCCGGGCTTTGCGGGCTTGAGGTTCGTGATTAGCCTCGGCTTCTTCCCAAAGACTTTACCGAGTTCGCTCGCCAGCGTGTCCCCGTTTACGGTCGCTATAGACGCAAAAACGGCCGCCCAGAATGTGTCCATCATGGAGAGTTTCTCAAGGACGAGGAAGAGAACCACAGCAAGGCCATTGCCGAGAACGTTTCCCCAGCTCCTAACTCCCCCGTTTGACTGGGCGAGGCCTTTTTTCTTCTTTTCCTTGTAACGATATTTCGTCGCGAGAACTCCCATAACGACGAAGGTGAGCAATGCTAGAAACGGGTACAATCCACCAAGAGAGATGACAGCTAATCCTAGTAGAGACGCTGAAAGTGCACCAAGTTTGTCTAGAGCCCCTAGTTTATAGGAGCCAACACCGAGCACTGAAATAACTGCAATGTCCATGATGAGACTCTCGAACATTTTCTGCACCTAGTGATGGGTATGAGTTTTACTTATTACTTTTTTCCTAGAGCATCAAAAAAGAATAATCAAAGGGCTTCAAATTTCACGGTCTCAGTAATAAAGGTTATGTCCAAGTGCTCAATCCCTGGAATCTTCTTTGTGACATCTGAGATTATCTTTTCTAGCTCCCTCATGTCCTTTGGACCAATTATATGGAGAACAAGGTTGTGGGACCCAAGTGCACGCTGGATTATTTTAACATTTTCATCTTCCTTGAGCGTTGCAATGACTTCACCAACATCAACATCTGGTCTAACTGTAACACCAAGAATGACATGGATATATCCGAGGGCATCATAGTTGGGTATAATAGTGTACTTAAGAATGATACCATTCTGTTCGAGCCTGTTCATCCTTCTTGAAATCCTCTGCCTGGTAGTTCCGAGGAGCTCGGCAAGCTCTTTATATGTAAGGCGGGCGTTTTTGGCGAGCAACTTCAAAATCCGAAGGTCAACAGCCGTTATTTTATCGCTCATGTGCTCACCTCCGGTAGTTACCTTGGAGAGTTTGCCAATACCTATAAAAATATTTCGTTTCGGGAAACTCATTTAAGCCATTAGGTTACTCTAAAGTGCCTATCTTGGCGGAATTTTTGGGAACTTGTAGAACAAAATGTTAAAATGCAGAAATGTTACTTTCAAAAAATTACCGTGTTTTCGAACATCTCGATTTGGAATCTCTCTTTTGGTATTTCTCCACACTGGCCCTAAGGGCCTTCCCGGCATCTATGCCATAGTGGTTGGCTATGCAAATGAGTGCGAAAAGCACATCCCCAAGCTCTTCTTGAAGCTTATCTTTGGTGGCCTTCCCTTTAACCCCTTCGTAACCGAGCATGGCATCCGCGAGCTCACCGAGCTCCTCCATGAGTGCGGCGAGCATCTCAAAGGGCTTCCAGTAGCCACCGAGCTCCCTTATGAGGCCATCAACCAACTCCTGCCACTCATTCACCGAGAAGTTCCCCCCTAACTTTAGACAGGTATTCCTCAAGGACGTCTTTTCTGGCCCTGTAAAATCTCATTCTGCCCTCTTTCCTTTCCTCAATCAGGTTTAAGGCCTTCAGAGTTCTGAGGTGGTGGCTTATGAGCGTCTGGTCTTGGCCAAGAGCGTCTGAAATCAGACAAACGCAGAGCCAGTTATCGCGAACCAGCTTGAGAATTGCAAGCCTCAACGGATTTGAGAGCACCTTGAGGAACTCAATCGTTCTCTGATCAACCTCCGGCTCTACCTCAGCCTCGAGCTCTGGAATCCCGCATCTCTCAATGCATTTTGTTATGCTCTTCTTCTGCCTTTCATCTAGCCTTTCAAAGAGCTCCCTAACCTTCACGACCATCACCAAAAGGGATAGCGCGGGGGATTAATAAAACTTTTCATATGAAATTCAGTCCACAATCTCAAGGGCCACTTCAAAACCGTCGCTCGAATACGCCCTGACGCTTTCAGGGGTGAAGGGCCAGGCTATTATGATATGAACCCCTCCGAACTTAGAGAAAAACTCCAAATCCCCCTCCGATGGCCAGGGAGCTGGGCTCGGATGCGAATGGACGGTTCCCTTTATGGTTTCATCGTAGGGAAGCATCCACGTGTCGAAAAAGATACTGCTCGGGCCAGTTCTGGGGTTGGGGGCTATTAAAACCTCCTCAAAGATTCCGTCCTTCTCTCTGAGAAACCCGGCGAACTCGTTTGGGTAAGCATTTCTCGCCAGCTCAAGGAGATATTCAAGTAGCTCTCTCCTAATTCGGACTTTCATTTTTTCCACCTCAAAAGAAAAAGAGTCAGAGAACGGCGATGCACTCAATCTCAACTTTCACGCCCTTGGGCAGGTTCGCCACTTCAACGACGGCGCGGGCCGGTTTGGACTTTGAGAAGAACTTCTCATAGACCTCGTTGAACTTGGGGTAGTCGTTTATGTCGCTCAGGAAGGCCGTAACCTTGACTATGTTCTCAACGCTTCCACCAGCCTCTTCGACTATAGCAAGCATGTTCCTTATTGCCCTCTCTGCCTGCTCCTCAATAGTTTCCCCGACTATCTCGCCAGTGGCGGGGTCAATGGGTATCTGGCCCGAAACGAAGAGGAACTTTCCACCCTCTACCAGAACCGCCTGGCTGTAGGGCCCAATCGGCTTGGGGGCTTTTTCGGTATAGACAACTCTCTTCTCCATTTCCTCACCTCCGTCAGCGAAGCGAAGATTCCTCATCGTTTCCTCGGGTGTCCTCGGCTTCATCATCCTTTCTTTTCGAGATACTTCTCAAGGGATTTAGCAGGAACGTCTAGGTTAAGGCCAATTTTATCGAGCGCCACGCGGAGGGCATAGATTTTTGCGTGCTCCTCGAAGGGCTCGTCCGCGTAAACGGCCGGTTCAAGGGCCTCGTAAACTTCGATGACCCTGGGGATGTCGGACTTCTTGACCTTCTTAAACGCTGAAAACTCTTCCTCAATTCCCTCAATGTCTATCTCCGCGTAAACGGGTATCTTGAGCGTCGTTGTCTCGTTTATGCTAGCCAGAAGCCTTGCCACGTCGAGCATTGGCGTTTTCTCGTCTATTATAAGCCTTTTGACCACTATCCAGCGACCATGTTTGGCCGTGAAGTTGACGTGCTCGTCTTCGAAGGGGAACTCCACATCAACTCCCTCAAGGATTCCCTCGGGGTAATCAACAGGTACGAGGGGTCTAAGCGTTTCCCTGACGAGGTAGGCCTTGGCAACGTCCACGAGGAGTTTCTTAAGCTTTTTATCGCCCTCGTTCACGAGGTTACCGAGTTTCCTGGCTGTCCCCGGTGACTTGAGGGCAACAACAGTATCGGAAAGGCTTTCTTTCCTAAGTTCCTCGGCGAGCTTCCGTATTCCGTCAACGTCCATGGCGTCCCTAAGGTAATCTCCAATGCGAGCGTTAACTGTGTTGGAAACACCCGCCAAAAAATGGGCTATTTTCTCACCCTCCATATCTGTGAGCTTTTTCGCAACTTTCCAGTCCCCGTGCCGGGCTGTAAACGCTACATGCTCCTCAACCTTCATGTTCTCACCTGTTTTTGAAGTCTCCTTCGGTGCTTTTATCTTTTTCCTCACCTTGAAAAAAGGTTATAAATCGACCCGTTCATTCGGTCTTAGAGATGAAAGAGGGAAAGGAGATGGGCGAGGAGGAGATGGTTAAGGAAAAACCCCTCCCGCGCGAGTATGGGGAAAAACTCGACCTCGGAGTCGAGTTCCAAACAACGGAAGAGATAAAGGTTCCTGAGAAGCTCATAGACCAGGTCATCGGGCAGGATCACGCCGTTGAGGTCATAAAAACTGCCGCGACTCAGAGGAGGCACGTCCTTCTCATAGGTGAACCCGGAACAGGTAAGTCAATGCTCGGCCAGGCCATGGCGGAGCTTCTGCCAACTGAAAACCTTGAGGACATCCTCGTCTTCCCGAATCCAGAGGACGAGAACATGCCAAAGGTAAAGACCGTTCCGGCCTGCCAGGGCAGGAGGATAGTCGAAAAGTACAGGGAAAAGGCAAAGACTCAGGAGAACGTTAAGTCCTACATACTGCTCTTCGTCATGTTCACCGTCATGTTCGCCCTCTTCCTCCAGTTCACAGCAACGACGCTCCTGATGGGCATCTTCGTCATAATCCTCACCATGATGGCCCTCTCCAACATGCGCTTCAGGAACACCGTCCTCGTTCCAAAGCTACTCGTTGACAACTGCGGAAGGACAAAGGCGCCCTTCATAGACGCGACTGGGGCCCATGCGGGTGCACTGCTCGGAGACGTCAGACACGACCCCTTCCAGTCCGGTGGCCTTGGAACTCCGGCCCACGAGCGCGTTGAGCCGGGTATGATACACCGCGCCCACAAGGGTGTTCTGTTCATAGACGAGATAGCCACGCTGAGCCTGAAAATGCAACAGAGCCTCCTTACCGCTATGCAGGAGAAGAAGTTCCCGATAACCGGTCAGAGCGAGCTGTCGAGCGGTGCCATGGTGAGGACTGAGCCCGTCCCATGTGACTTCATTCTCGTTGCCGCAGGAAACCTCGACACGATAGAAAAGATGCACCCGGCTTTGCGCTCAAGGATTAGGGGTTACGGTTACGAGGTCTACATGCGCACAACAATGCCCGACACAATAGAGAACCGCAGAAAGCTCGTTCAGTTCGTTGCCCAAGAAGTAAAGCGCGATGGCAAGATTCCCCACTTCACCAGAGAAGCCGTTGAGGAGATAGTTAGAGAGGCCCAGAAGAGGGCGGGAAGAAAGGGCCATCTAACGCTTCGCCTGAGGGACCTTGGAGGTATCGTAAGGGCTGCGGGAGATATAGCAATCAAGAAGGGCAAGAAGATAGTCGAGAGGGAGGACGTTCTGGAGGCCCTCAAGCTCGCTAAGCCCCTTGAGAAACAGCTTGCCGACTGGTACATCGAGAGAAAGAAGGAATACCAGGTAATCAAAACAGATGGAAGCGAAATCGGTCGCGTCAACGGCCTAGCCGTTATCGGTGAGGAGAGCGGTATAGTCCTGCCGATAGAGGCAGTAGTGGCTCCCGCCGCGAGCAAGGAGGAAGGAAAGATAATCGTCACAGGAAAGCTCGGCGAGATAGCGAAGGAGGCAGTGCAAAACGTCTCGGCCATAATCAAGCGCTATAAGGGCGAGGACATAAGCAGGTACGACATTCACGTCCAGTTCCTTCAGACTTACGAAGGCGTTGAAGGTGACTCTGCCAGCATAAGCGTTGCCACCGCCGTCATCTCGGCTCTTGAGAACATCCCGATAAGGCAGGACGTTGCCATGACCGGCTCGCTGAGCGTCCGCGGGGAGGTCCTTCCAATAGGCGGTGCCACCCCGAAGATTGAAGCGGCCATAGAGGCGGGCATAAAGAAGGTCATAATCCCCAAGGCCAACGAAAAGGACGTCTTCCTGAGCCCGGACAAGGCGGAAAAGATAGAGATTTACCCAGTAGAGAGGATTGATGAGGTCCTTGAGATAGCCCTTGAGGATTCTCCCGCCAAGGAGGAGCTCCTCAGGAAGATTCGTGAGACCCTCCCCATTGGACACTGAGTTTTTTCTTTTATTGCCCTGCAACTCCAACCCGGGTTTTCTGTTTTAAGTTCACATCCGTGTCCAGTAATGC is a window of Thermococcus sp. DNA encoding:
- a CDS encoding DUF92 domain-containing protein, with amino-acid sequence MFESLIMDIAVISVLGVGSYKLGALDKLGALSASLLGLAVISLGGLYPFLALLTFVVMGVLATKYRYKEKKKKGLAQSNGGVRSWGNVLGNGLAVVLFLVLEKLSMMDTFWAAVFASIATVNGDTLASELGKVFGKKPRLITNLKPAKPGTNGAISLEGELFALLGVFVIALFALPLTVYKAKMLFAVVVGGFIGVNLDSLIGATLENREITDNNSTNFLASLLGGLVGAGVFYLLS
- a CDS encoding Lrp/AsnC family transcriptional regulator; the encoded protein is MSDKITAVDLRILKLLAKNARLTYKELAELLGTTRQRISRRMNRLEQNGIILKYTIIPNYDALGYIHVILGVTVRPDVDVGEVIATLKEDENVKIIQRALGSHNLVLHIIGPKDMRELEKIISDVTKKIPGIEHLDITFITETVKFEAL
- a CDS encoding nucleotide pyrophosphohydrolase, translating into MNEWQELVDGLIRELGGYWKPFEMLAALMEELGELADAMLGYEGVKGKATKDKLQEELGDVLFALICIANHYGIDAGKALRASVEKYQKRDSKSRCSKTR
- a CDS encoding metalloregulator ArsR/SmtB family transcription factor, translated to MVVKVRELFERLDERQKKSITKCIERCGIPELEAEVEPEVDQRTIEFLKVLSNPLRLAILKLVRDNWLCVCLISDALGQDQTLISHHLRTLKALNLIEERKEGRMRFYRARKDVLEEYLSKVRGELLGE
- a CDS encoding Mov34/MPN/PAD-1 family protein, yielding MKVRIRRELLEYLLELARNAYPNEFAGFLREKDGIFEEVLIAPNPRTGPSSIFFDTWMLPYDETIKGTVHSHPSPAPWPSEGDLEFFSKFGGVHIIIAWPFTPESVRAYSSDGFEVALEIVD
- a CDS encoding RidA family protein — protein: MEKRVVYTEKAPKPIGPYSQAVLVEGGKFLFVSGQIPIDPATGEIVGETIEEQAERAIRNMLAIVEEAGGSVENIVKVTAFLSDINDYPKFNEVYEKFFSKSKPARAVVEVANLPKGVKVEIECIAVL
- a CDS encoding DUF2666 family protein, whose translation is MKVEEHVAFTARHGDWKVAKKLTDMEGEKIAHFLAGVSNTVNARIGDYLRDAMDVDGIRKLAEELRKESLSDTVVALKSPGTARKLGNLVNEGDKKLKKLLVDVAKAYLVRETLRPLVPVDYPEGILEGVDVEFPFEDEHVNFTAKHGRWIVVKRLIIDEKTPMLDVARLLASINETTTLKIPVYAEIDIEGIEEEFSAFKKVKKSDIPRVIEVYEALEPAVYADEPFEEHAKIYALRVALDKIGLNLDVPAKSLEKYLEKKG
- the lonB gene encoding ATP-dependent protease LonB; the encoded protein is MGEEEMVKEKPLPREYGEKLDLGVEFQTTEEIKVPEKLIDQVIGQDHAVEVIKTAATQRRHVLLIGEPGTGKSMLGQAMAELLPTENLEDILVFPNPEDENMPKVKTVPACQGRRIVEKYREKAKTQENVKSYILLFVMFTVMFALFLQFTATTLLMGIFVIILTMMALSNMRFRNTVLVPKLLVDNCGRTKAPFIDATGAHAGALLGDVRHDPFQSGGLGTPAHERVEPGMIHRAHKGVLFIDEIATLSLKMQQSLLTAMQEKKFPITGQSELSSGAMVRTEPVPCDFILVAAGNLDTIEKMHPALRSRIRGYGYEVYMRTTMPDTIENRRKLVQFVAQEVKRDGKIPHFTREAVEEIVREAQKRAGRKGHLTLRLRDLGGIVRAAGDIAIKKGKKIVEREDVLEALKLAKPLEKQLADWYIERKKEYQVIKTDGSEIGRVNGLAVIGEESGIVLPIEAVVAPAASKEEGKIIVTGKLGEIAKEAVQNVSAIIKRYKGEDISRYDIHVQFLQTYEGVEGDSASISVATAVISALENIPIRQDVAMTGSLSVRGEVLPIGGATPKIEAAIEAGIKKVIIPKANEKDVFLSPDKAEKIEIYPVERIDEVLEIALEDSPAKEELLRKIRETLPIGH